From a region of the Lepus europaeus isolate LE1 chromosome 17, mLepTim1.pri, whole genome shotgun sequence genome:
- the EXOSC1 gene encoding exosome complex component CSL4, producing MAPPVRYCIPGERLCNLEEGSPGSGTYTRHGYIFSSLAGCLTKTSENGALPVVSVMREAESQLLPDVGSIVTCKVSSINSRFAKVHILYVGSTPLKNSFRGTIRKEDVRATEKDKVEIYKSFRPGDIVLAKVISLGDAQSNYLLTTAENELGVVVAHSESGVQMVPISWCEMQCPKTHTKEFRKVARVQPEFLQT from the exons ATGGCGCCACCCGTAAGGTACTGCATCCCGG GCGAACGTCTGTGTAACTTGGAGGAGGGCAGCCCGGGCAGCGGCACCTACACACGGCACGGATACATCTTTTCTTCCCTCGCCGGCTGTCTAACGAAGACCAGCGAGAACGGCGCG CTCCCGGTAGTGTCTGTGATGAGAGAAGCAGAATCCCAATTACTTCCAGATGTGGGCTCTATTGTAACATGTAAG GTCTCCAGCATCAATTCACGTTTTGCCAAAGTACACATCCTCTACGTGGGATCCACACCTCTTAAGAACTCTTTTCGAGGAACTATCCG GAAGGAAGATGTCCGAGCCACTGAAAAAGACAAG GTTGAAATATACAAGAGTTTCCGTCCAGGGGACATTGTCTTGGCCAAAGTG ATCTCTCTAGGTGACGCCCAGTCCAACTACCTGTTGACCACAGCTGAAAATGAGCTGGGAGTGGTGGTGGCCCATAGTGAGTCAG GTGTCCAGATGGTTCCCATCAGCTGGTGTGAGATGCAGTGCCCTAAGACCCACACTAAGGAGTTCCGGAAAGTGGCCCGAGTGCAGCCTGAATTCTTGCAGACCTAG